In Columba livia isolate bColLiv1 breed racing homer chromosome 8, bColLiv1.pat.W.v2, whole genome shotgun sequence, a single genomic region encodes these proteins:
- the SAMD13 gene encoding sterile alpha motif domain-containing protein 13 isoform X1: MSADFLPFPPLSPLLRAPHLVGGVEMFTRRSQEAQLTNPALGAPLRPGAAGGFAAAVAEVKETSILPMLTVDMENKENGSLDVKNSVENGRPPDPADWAVIDVVNYFRTAGFEEQANAFQEQEIDGKSLLLMTRNDVLTGLSLKLGPALKIYEYHVKPLQTQHLKNNSL, from the exons ATGTCTGCGGATTTTTTGCCTTTCCCCCCGCTCTCGCCGTTACTACGTGCACCCCACTTGGTAGGAGGAGTAGAAATGTTTACAAGGAGGTCCCAAGAAGCTCAGCTCACGAATCCTGCACTGGGTGCTCCCCTCCGGCCGGGTGCCGCGGGCGGGTTTGCCGCCGCAG TTGCTGAAGTAAAAGAAACCTCTATCCTCCCCATGCTAACTGTTGacatggaaaacaaggaaaatggcTCTCTGGATGTCAAAAA TTCTGTAGAGAATGGGAGACCTCCGGATCCTGCTGACTGGGCTGTTATCGATGTTGTGAATTATTTCAGAACAGCTGGATTTGAAGAACAAGCCAATGCTTTTCAAGAACAG GAAATTGATGGCAAATCATTACTGTTGATGACAAGAAATGATGTACTGACTGGACTTTCATTAAAACTGGGGCCTGCGCTGAAAATCTATGAATATCACGTAAAACCTCTACAGACACAACATCTAAAGAATAACTCTTTGTAG
- the SAMD13 gene encoding sterile alpha motif domain-containing protein 13 isoform X3 has protein sequence MLTVDMENKENGSLDVKNSVENGRPPDPADWAVIDVVNYFRTAGFEEQANAFQEQEIDGKSLLLMTRNDVLTGLSLKLGPALKIYEYHVKPLQTQHLKNNSL, from the exons ATGCTAACTGTTGacatggaaaacaaggaaaatggcTCTCTGGATGTCAAAAA TTCTGTAGAGAATGGGAGACCTCCGGATCCTGCTGACTGGGCTGTTATCGATGTTGTGAATTATTTCAGAACAGCTGGATTTGAAGAACAAGCCAATGCTTTTCAAGAACAG GAAATTGATGGCAAATCATTACTGTTGATGACAAGAAATGATGTACTGACTGGACTTTCATTAAAACTGGGGCCTGCGCTGAAAATCTATGAATATCACGTAAAACCTCTACAGACACAACATCTAAAGAATAACTCTTTGTAG
- the SAMD13 gene encoding sterile alpha motif domain-containing protein 13 isoform X2 yields MMEGRGEFAEVKETSILPMLTVDMENKENGSLDVKNSVENGRPPDPADWAVIDVVNYFRTAGFEEQANAFQEQEIDGKSLLLMTRNDVLTGLSLKLGPALKIYEYHVKPLQTQHLKNNSL; encoded by the exons ATgatggaaggaagaggagagt TTGCTGAAGTAAAAGAAACCTCTATCCTCCCCATGCTAACTGTTGacatggaaaacaaggaaaatggcTCTCTGGATGTCAAAAA TTCTGTAGAGAATGGGAGACCTCCGGATCCTGCTGACTGGGCTGTTATCGATGTTGTGAATTATTTCAGAACAGCTGGATTTGAAGAACAAGCCAATGCTTTTCAAGAACAG GAAATTGATGGCAAATCATTACTGTTGATGACAAGAAATGATGTACTGACTGGACTTTCATTAAAACTGGGGCCTGCGCTGAAAATCTATGAATATCACGTAAAACCTCTACAGACACAACATCTAAAGAATAACTCTTTGTAG